The proteins below are encoded in one region of Stieleria sp. JC731:
- a CDS encoding PSD1 and planctomycete cytochrome C domain-containing protein: MSSRWMAVAVFVCVGFGTTTNSDSVTAAEKFSRAEIEFFEREVRPLLIERCFECHSAEEHDGGLSLDSRAAILSGGDSGPAAVAKAPDQSLLLHAVRYQDQALQMPPQNRLDRSEIQVFEKWIQLGLPDPRSDSLVDVHVTTTDEQLIDPQADRFWAFQAPHAQSPPVMHDAQWLQSPIDRFILAKLEANGIKPSLKADKRVLIRRIYFDLIGLPPTEQQVQAFVEDPDDNAIEKLIDRLLASPSYGVRWGRHWLDVARYADSNGLDENLALGNAWRYRDYVIESFNADKPYDQFVIEQIAGDLVRGADQDTIAGTGFLALGAKVLAEPDREKLVMDTIDEQIDTLGKAFLGMTLGCARCHDHKFDPLTQKDYYALAAIFKSTKTFGNTNTGAIKHWYEHSIASPAELQKLVTIDADIAKAKQAATSFKNKHIAALRDKARENVADYLVAALQIQPSDSLTKIQSITSTLGLHPHILHHCRRHLQFHRADPLFERWHQFNQRSDQSSTDLEQLREYYRAAFASKSKSENRGGSDTIPESLFKAAQEALADTTGLIAVPAQPQFAFDSETLAEYNRLMEIARVLESKAPDEPALMGVSEQATMESVPIHIRGSHLNLGDEVKRELPDGLRVSRTRPIFPTTQSGRLQLAQWLADTRNPLTARVFVNRVWGWHFGQPLVMTTENFGLLGDRPSHPELLDWLAIEFMRSGWSVKKLHRLIMLSSTYQMRSEPAAEADISTDPENRLHSHANVQRLSAESIHDSIYFVTGGLDRQLDGKTVPLRNRQFVFDHTSIDHTKYDSHRRALYLPVIRNNVYSFFTQFDYPDPTTPTGHRQQSIVAPQALLMMNSPLVVQASEDWAEQLLASELSNQQRIASAYQVAFGRPPSETESARAMRFIKEASDSERQAWAMFCQSMLAANEFMYIR; this comes from the coding sequence ATGTCCTCTCGTTGGATGGCCGTTGCTGTGTTCGTTTGTGTCGGATTTGGCACCACAACGAATTCCGATTCAGTTACTGCGGCGGAGAAATTCTCGCGTGCTGAGATCGAGTTTTTCGAACGCGAAGTTCGGCCCCTACTGATCGAACGATGTTTCGAGTGTCATTCGGCCGAAGAACACGATGGAGGGCTTTCGCTGGACTCAAGAGCTGCGATTCTGTCGGGAGGTGATTCGGGTCCAGCGGCTGTTGCGAAGGCTCCCGATCAAAGTCTGCTGCTTCATGCAGTCCGTTACCAGGACCAAGCTTTGCAGATGCCTCCCCAGAACCGCCTGGATCGCTCCGAGATCCAAGTCTTCGAAAAATGGATTCAGCTTGGATTGCCAGACCCGCGTTCTGATTCACTAGTCGATGTCCATGTGACGACCACCGATGAACAACTGATCGATCCGCAAGCCGATAGATTCTGGGCTTTTCAAGCACCGCACGCACAGTCGCCTCCTGTCATGCATGACGCCCAGTGGCTTCAATCCCCCATCGATCGCTTCATCCTTGCGAAGCTTGAAGCGAATGGAATCAAGCCGTCGCTGAAGGCTGACAAGCGAGTCTTGATCAGAAGAATCTACTTTGACTTGATCGGACTTCCGCCGACGGAGCAACAGGTTCAGGCATTTGTCGAAGATCCCGATGACAACGCCATTGAAAAGCTTATCGATCGTTTGCTGGCGTCCCCAAGCTATGGCGTTCGCTGGGGAAGGCACTGGCTGGACGTTGCTCGCTACGCCGATTCAAACGGCTTGGATGAAAACCTGGCTTTAGGAAACGCTTGGCGGTATCGAGACTATGTAATCGAATCCTTCAACGCCGATAAACCATACGATCAATTTGTCATCGAACAAATCGCCGGAGACTTGGTTCGCGGCGCTGACCAGGACACGATCGCCGGGACTGGCTTTCTGGCACTCGGCGCAAAAGTGCTGGCCGAGCCTGATCGTGAAAAACTGGTGATGGACACCATTGACGAACAGATCGACACGCTTGGCAAAGCTTTCTTAGGAATGACGCTCGGATGTGCCCGTTGTCACGATCATAAATTCGATCCGCTAACACAAAAGGACTATTACGCGCTCGCGGCAATCTTCAAAAGCACGAAAACATTCGGCAACACAAACACCGGTGCGATTAAGCATTGGTACGAACACTCGATCGCTAGCCCGGCGGAACTACAGAAACTCGTGACCATCGACGCCGATATCGCAAAAGCCAAACAAGCCGCAACGAGTTTCAAAAACAAGCATATCGCTGCACTTCGCGACAAGGCTCGTGAAAACGTTGCCGATTACTTAGTCGCCGCGTTACAAATCCAACCATCAGACTCGTTGACGAAAATTCAATCGATTACATCGACGTTGGGACTGCACCCTCACATTCTTCACCACTGTCGACGCCATTTGCAGTTTCACCGCGCGGATCCGTTGTTCGAACGCTGGCATCAATTCAATCAGCGATCAGATCAAAGCAGCACAGACCTCGAACAACTTCGTGAGTATTACCGAGCAGCTTTCGCATCAAAATCCAAATCGGAAAACAGAGGTGGTTCAGACACCATTCCCGAAAGCCTCTTCAAGGCTGCTCAAGAAGCACTTGCCGATACAACAGGCCTAATCGCTGTTCCGGCCCAACCTCAATTTGCATTCGATAGCGAAACGCTTGCCGAATACAACCGCTTGATGGAAATCGCAAGAGTCCTCGAAAGTAAAGCTCCTGACGAACCGGCGTTGATGGGTGTCAGCGAACAGGCAACCATGGAATCTGTTCCGATTCACATTCGCGGCAGCCATTTGAACCTTGGCGACGAAGTCAAACGTGAACTGCCCGATGGGCTGCGAGTCAGCCGAACGCGTCCAATTTTTCCAACAACCCAAAGCGGTCGATTGCAGTTGGCACAATGGCTGGCCGACACTCGAAACCCTTTGACCGCACGCGTCTTCGTCAACCGCGTTTGGGGCTGGCACTTCGGACAACCCTTGGTCATGACCACCGAAAACTTTGGCTTGCTTGGTGATCGCCCCAGCCATCCGGAACTACTGGACTGGCTGGCGATCGAATTCATGCGTTCGGGATGGTCCGTCAAAAAGTTGCATCGGCTGATCATGCTTTCGAGCACTTATCAGATGCGATCGGAGCCAGCCGCAGAAGCGGACATTTCGACTGACCCAGAAAACCGTTTGCATTCTCACGCCAACGTCCAACGACTGTCCGCGGAATCGATTCACGATTCAATTTACTTTGTCACCGGCGGACTCGATCGGCAGCTTGACGGAAAGACGGTACCGCTTCGAAATCGTCAGTTCGTCTTTGATCACACCTCGATCGACCACACAAAATACGACAGTCACCGACGTGCCCTGTACCTACCGGTCATCCGCAACAATGTCTACAGCTTCTTTACGCAGTTTGACTATCCGGATCCCACGACACCGACAGGACATCGCCAACAATCGATCGTTGCACCTCAAGCTCTGTTGATGATGAATAGCCCTTTGGTCGTTCAAGCTAGCGAAGATTGGGCTGAGCAACTACTGGCGAGCGAACTTTCGAATCAGCAACGTATCGCTTCGGCGTATCAAGTTGCCTTCGGTCGTCCTCCCTCGGAAACTGAGTCTGCCCGCGCCATGCGGTTTATCAAAGAAGCGAGTGACTCTGAAAGGCAAGCCTGGGCAATGTTCTGCCAAAGCATGCTTGCGGCAAACGAGTTTATGTACATTCGATGA
- a CDS encoding chemotaxis protein CheB, whose amino-acid sequence MPHDTTDTPEQVTSPSFVIGIGASAGGLESLERFFDGVDDSLKATFVVVQHLSPNHETMMDSLLKRHTDMPVMIAQEGQQLHTNHVYVMPPKKEVTLDGLTIRLHDQNRSELPHLPIDRFFSSLARVPGVAKAGVVLSGTGSDGSRGVVAINRAGGVVAVESEATAKFSGMPNAAAATGIVDYTLPPQSMANQLACWFAEHDDLGTWDNRDDEQQQIFRLLRDHCHINFANYKSSTVTRRLDRRLAMRGVQSLKEYVAVLQAEPDEVDELYRDMLIGVTKFFRDPSCWDLLQEKIVDKLFKDADPKKGLRVWVSGCATGEEAYSMAMMLHEARERLQSPVSFKVFASDVHPGSIKIAAQGYYRSETLTNVSLDRLEKYFVRSGDGYLISKDIRSSVVFAIHNILQDPPFTDIDLVSCRNLLIYFDSHGQRKALSMFHFGLRQGGVLFLGPSETTGRLSNEFSTIDEKCKVFAKRRNARLPQGIDLPLQIQPKLNVDPYAFQSDRSPQRERMRNYDRILDHVMPATVLVNSNRQVLESFGGIERYLRVPRRLFSNDLLDVAPADLQAPLSALFRRVQRDRTKVRLPVTGVELPNGDLGDLDIVMDPVPGASEEVPLYLIRFTVKETVRLEVLDRDADAATVQIEKDDRELSERILTLEDELRHSRENLQATIEELESSNEELQSTNEELISSNEELQSTNEELNSVNEELHTVNVEYQSKNAELRELNDDINHLFGSTDIGTIFLDGSLAIRRFTPRVATVFDLRPQDLGRSLSSFSHTLNIDDLTELTSKVLHDGEKFEQEVEDRYDNHYVLRLHPYQIEEQIAGVILTLTDITRLVESRRLAEKYQRRLQRAIDAVPILVSYVSSDEVYQYANQAYFDWLKRDRDEVIGRKVKDVIDSKAYANGQPHIKSVLEGHSQYFDQELKTPKGTINLAVSYIPDINRKGRVVGFYVSAANVTSLKRAERELAAAVESAKSANRAKSDFLAKMSHEIRSPMTSILGFADILDEQLNDPDNRSAIDIIRTNGQHLLNLINEILDLSKIESGNLELEKDHFDLPSLLMECHNTVLPKAERGQVELQFEVDESAKGSICSDRRRLRQIVLNLLTNAVKFAAGGHVSLRCSRCEDYFVIAVSDDGCGIAKESLPQLFQPFCQADDTSIRRHEGTGLGLTITKQLASQMDGDVSVESKLGEGSTFTVRLPWIEGKAEETIEDPQLRQKQLPSLNQKKILVIDDRRDIRFIAEHILVDAGARVTTAENGQDGLDKARAANELADPFDCVVTDIQMPEMDGYETATKMRSEGYAGPILALSASAMASDRAEALAAGCDEHLAKPINRTLFIRTIARLIGLLER is encoded by the coding sequence ATGCCTCACGATACAACCGATACGCCAGAACAAGTCACCAGCCCCAGTTTTGTCATTGGGATTGGAGCATCCGCGGGCGGACTGGAATCGCTGGAGCGTTTTTTCGATGGTGTCGATGACTCATTGAAGGCGACCTTTGTCGTCGTCCAACACCTGTCGCCCAACCACGAAACGATGATGGATTCGTTGTTGAAGCGGCACACGGATATGCCAGTAATGATTGCCCAGGAAGGGCAGCAGTTGCACACGAATCACGTCTATGTGATGCCTCCGAAAAAGGAAGTAACGCTTGACGGGTTGACGATCCGACTGCACGATCAGAACCGCAGTGAACTGCCCCATCTGCCGATCGATCGATTTTTCAGTTCTCTGGCACGAGTCCCAGGCGTTGCCAAGGCCGGCGTGGTTTTGTCAGGAACCGGAAGCGACGGTTCGCGCGGTGTCGTGGCGATCAATCGAGCTGGTGGCGTTGTCGCTGTGGAGTCCGAAGCAACGGCGAAGTTCTCCGGCATGCCGAATGCGGCTGCCGCGACTGGTATCGTTGATTACACACTTCCACCGCAATCGATGGCTAATCAGTTGGCCTGTTGGTTCGCTGAGCATGACGATCTGGGAACCTGGGACAACCGAGACGATGAGCAGCAACAGATTTTTCGGTTGCTGCGCGATCATTGTCACATCAACTTTGCGAACTATAAATCGTCAACGGTGACCCGACGATTGGATCGTCGCCTGGCCATGCGTGGTGTGCAATCGCTGAAGGAATACGTTGCTGTCCTGCAAGCGGAACCGGACGAGGTTGATGAACTTTACCGCGACATGTTGATCGGTGTGACAAAGTTCTTCCGAGACCCGTCTTGTTGGGATCTTTTGCAAGAGAAGATTGTCGACAAGCTGTTTAAAGATGCCGACCCGAAAAAAGGTTTGCGTGTTTGGGTCTCCGGGTGTGCGACCGGCGAAGAAGCTTATTCGATGGCGATGATGCTGCACGAAGCGCGCGAGCGTCTGCAGTCACCTGTCTCATTCAAAGTGTTTGCCAGTGATGTGCATCCGGGATCAATCAAAATCGCGGCTCAAGGTTACTATCGTTCTGAAACGCTGACAAACGTATCGCTGGATCGACTTGAGAAATACTTTGTCCGTAGTGGCGACGGCTACCTGATTTCAAAAGACATCCGCTCCTCGGTCGTTTTCGCGATCCACAACATCCTGCAGGATCCTCCGTTTACCGACATCGATTTGGTTTCTTGTCGGAACCTTTTGATCTACTTCGATTCGCATGGACAACGAAAAGCACTTTCGATGTTTCACTTCGGTCTTCGGCAAGGAGGTGTATTGTTCCTCGGTCCGAGCGAAACGACTGGAAGGCTAAGCAATGAATTTTCGACGATCGATGAAAAGTGCAAGGTGTTTGCCAAACGCCGAAACGCCAGACTGCCGCAAGGCATTGATCTTCCGTTGCAGATACAACCAAAGCTGAATGTCGATCCCTACGCATTCCAGTCCGATCGATCTCCGCAGCGCGAGCGAATGCGGAATTACGATCGCATCCTTGATCACGTAATGCCGGCGACGGTGCTTGTTAATTCGAATCGACAGGTTTTGGAAAGCTTTGGAGGAATCGAACGGTATCTACGCGTCCCACGACGATTGTTCAGTAACGACTTGCTGGACGTCGCGCCAGCGGACCTGCAGGCACCGCTTTCAGCGTTGTTTCGCCGTGTGCAGAGGGATCGCACGAAGGTCCGGCTGCCTGTCACCGGAGTAGAACTTCCCAATGGAGATTTGGGTGATCTGGATATTGTGATGGACCCGGTCCCGGGGGCGTCAGAGGAAGTTCCACTTTACCTTATTCGTTTCACTGTCAAAGAAACGGTACGCCTTGAAGTACTTGATCGTGATGCCGATGCTGCGACGGTTCAGATCGAAAAAGATGATCGCGAATTGTCTGAACGAATTCTGACACTTGAGGACGAACTGCGTCACTCCCGTGAAAACCTGCAGGCCACGATTGAAGAACTGGAATCAAGCAATGAAGAATTGCAATCGACCAACGAAGAATTGATTTCATCCAACGAGGAATTGCAGAGCACAAACGAGGAACTGAACAGCGTTAACGAAGAGCTGCATACCGTTAACGTTGAATACCAAAGCAAGAATGCGGAACTTCGTGAACTGAACGACGATATCAATCACCTCTTCGGCAGCACCGATATCGGGACCATCTTTCTAGACGGTTCACTGGCGATTCGACGTTTCACACCCCGTGTCGCGACGGTGTTTGATCTCCGCCCACAAGACCTCGGGCGTTCGCTTTCCTCGTTCTCGCACACGCTGAATATCGATGATCTAACGGAGCTAACTTCGAAGGTTCTTCATGACGGTGAAAAGTTCGAGCAAGAGGTCGAAGATCGTTATGACAATCACTACGTGCTGCGACTTCATCCCTACCAGATCGAAGAACAGATCGCCGGTGTGATCCTTACACTGACCGATATCACTCGGTTGGTCGAATCACGTCGTCTTGCAGAGAAATATCAACGCCGGTTGCAGCGTGCGATCGATGCGGTACCGATTTTGGTCTCGTATGTCAGCAGTGATGAAGTTTACCAGTACGCCAATCAAGCTTATTTCGATTGGCTAAAACGAGATCGAGATGAAGTCATTGGCCGTAAAGTCAAAGATGTCATTGACAGTAAAGCGTACGCGAACGGCCAGCCGCACATCAAATCCGTACTCGAAGGACATTCGCAGTACTTTGACCAAGAGTTAAAGACGCCGAAGGGAACGATCAATCTTGCCGTTTCGTACATTCCTGACATCAACCGAAAGGGACGCGTTGTCGGCTTTTATGTTTCCGCAGCCAATGTGACATCGCTTAAACGTGCCGAGAGGGAACTTGCAGCGGCGGTCGAATCGGCGAAGAGCGCGAACCGTGCGAAGAGTGACTTTCTTGCGAAGATGAGTCATGAGATCCGCAGCCCGATGACTTCAATCTTGGGATTCGCGGATATTCTGGATGAGCAATTGAATGATCCCGACAATCGAAGTGCGATCGACATCATTCGGACCAACGGTCAGCACCTGCTAAATCTGATCAACGAGATTCTGGATCTGTCGAAGATCGAATCAGGTAACTTGGAGTTAGAAAAGGATCACTTCGATCTGCCATCGCTGTTGATGGAGTGCCACAACACTGTCTTGCCCAAAGCAGAGCGTGGACAAGTTGAACTGCAATTCGAAGTCGATGAATCAGCAAAGGGAAGTATCTGCAGCGACCGTCGCCGCCTGCGTCAGATCGTTTTAAATTTGCTGACCAATGCGGTGAAATTTGCCGCCGGCGGGCACGTTTCACTGCGTTGTTCGCGTTGCGAAGATTACTTTGTTATTGCCGTAAGCGACGATGGCTGTGGGATTGCGAAGGAGTCTCTGCCGCAATTGTTTCAACCTTTCTGCCAGGCAGACGACACTTCGATCCGTCGACACGAAGGTACCGGCTTGGGGCTGACGATTACAAAGCAGTTGGCCAGCCAAATGGATGGCGATGTTTCCGTCGAAAGCAAGCTGGGGGAAGGATCCACGTTCACAGTGCGGTTGCCGTGGATCGAAGGAAAGGCGGAGGAAACGATCGAAGATCCACAGCTTCGTCAAAAACAGCTGCCGAGTCTGAATCAGAAGAAAATCCTAGTGATCGACGATCGGCGCGACATCCGGTTCATCGCGGAACATATCTTGGTAGATGCGGGGGCACGCGTGACCACCGCAGAAAACGGCCAAGATGGGCTAGACAAAGCCCGTGCCGCAAATGAGTTAGCGGACCCGTTTGATTGTGTTGTCACCGATATCCAGATGCCAGAAATGGACGGGTACGAGACAGCAACAAAAATGCGTAGCGAAGGGTATGCTGGACCCATTTTGGCTTTGAGCGCTTCGGCAATGGCATCGGATCGTGCCGAAGCTTTGGCAGCTGGATGTGACGAACACTTAGCCAAGCCAATCAACCGAACGCTGTTCATTCGAACGATCGCTCGGCTGATCGGCTTGCTGGAGCGGTAA
- a CDS encoding PAS domain-containing protein encodes MMVVQLPVVQYAIDKEDCLLDLNDQWTEFAVSNDAGAKLRPESVIGKPIWDYIRDPDLQTIYQRLIAQVRKHGFEIVFPFRCDSPLFRRYMRMSMSKRDDGSILFVSRTEEIVKRSESEIRVGRAYSGSRIVRQCSMCNLFQLSDKTWGEADQLVLQDNTLAGNAQPSLIWGVCEPCRTRMKQVHEERFGRAEKAD; translated from the coding sequence ATGATGGTTGTCCAACTACCAGTGGTTCAATACGCAATCGATAAAGAAGACTGTTTGCTTGATCTGAACGATCAGTGGACGGAGTTTGCGGTTTCAAATGATGCTGGCGCTAAATTGCGTCCCGAGTCGGTAATCGGCAAACCGATCTGGGATTACATACGTGATCCCGATTTGCAAACGATTTACCAGCGATTGATTGCACAAGTCCGCAAACACGGATTTGAAATCGTCTTTCCCTTTCGCTGTGATTCTCCGCTATTCCGACGGTACATGCGGATGTCGATGTCGAAACGCGACGATGGCAGTATCTTGTTCGTCAGTCGAACGGAAGAGATCGTTAAGCGGAGCGAAAGCGAGATCCGAGTCGGGCGTGCATATTCCGGGAGCCGCATCGTTCGACAATGCAGCATGTGCAACTTGTTTCAGTTGAGCGACAAAACTTGGGGAGAGGCGGACCAGCTCGTTTTGCAAGACAACACGCTTGCGGGAAATGCACAGCCAAGTCTGATCTGGGGTGTCTGTGAGCCCTGTCGAACACGCATGAAACAAGTGCACGAAGAAAGATTCGGTCGGGCCGAGAAGGCTGACTGA
- a CDS encoding ThuA domain-containing protein yields MDHRYRSIVIAFVLTYASCLCMCSRLKAAEPMGIAVELRSQDRHSSDSPYLPKIDKQTWKAQETAIIVCDMWDSHHCYRAVQRATEMAPRMNRLMNVLRDQGVTVIHAPSGCMDAYQNHPSRQRSISEPKVDELPDDITKWCYSIAEEAAQQYPIDQTDGGEDDTEGEHEAWRNTLLMQGRNPDAPWTKQMDLLQIDPQSDWISDRGDEIWSILENRSIKNVMLVGVHTNMCVLGRPFGLRQLAKNGMNVVLVRDLTDTMYNPAAKPYVSHFTGTDLIVSYIERTVCPTISSDQILGGSPHRFRNDDRPTIAMMIGESEYNTAVSLPAYALENLGKQYRVVYVLESLDAADGFVGLEQLEQAELLIVSVRRKLLPIKQLELVRQFIELGKPVIGIRTASHAFCLRNPESAKQESKAEFAQWPEFDSQVFGGHYTNHHGNNLASLVSFVGEPGQEKGQSTNPMTSSLLQGVDRQPFQQGGSLYKVRPLADGTQVLAVGRANGVEEEPVAWTYQRSDGGWSFYTSLGHEKDFLSAPFVQMLTNVINQRCEPRIPASH; encoded by the coding sequence ATGGACCATCGCTATAGATCCATTGTCATCGCGTTCGTTCTGACTTACGCAAGCTGTCTCTGTATGTGTAGCCGCTTAAAGGCTGCCGAGCCGATGGGGATCGCAGTGGAGCTGAGGTCGCAGGATCGGCATTCATCTGATTCGCCATATTTGCCGAAGATCGATAAGCAAACTTGGAAGGCTCAGGAAACAGCAATCATCGTTTGCGACATGTGGGATTCGCATCACTGTTATCGTGCTGTCCAGCGGGCGACTGAAATGGCGCCCCGCATGAATCGCTTGATGAATGTGCTCCGCGATCAAGGTGTGACGGTCATCCATGCTCCCAGTGGCTGTATGGATGCTTATCAAAATCACCCCTCGAGGCAGCGATCGATTAGCGAGCCCAAGGTGGACGAACTTCCCGACGATATAACGAAGTGGTGTTATTCGATTGCGGAAGAAGCTGCTCAGCAGTATCCGATCGACCAAACCGATGGCGGCGAAGACGATACCGAAGGCGAGCACGAGGCATGGAGAAATACGTTGCTGATGCAAGGCCGGAATCCAGACGCACCCTGGACCAAGCAAATGGACCTGCTGCAAATTGATCCGCAATCGGATTGGATCAGCGACCGAGGTGATGAGATCTGGAGCATCTTGGAAAACCGATCCATCAAGAACGTGATGTTGGTCGGTGTGCATACCAACATGTGTGTGTTGGGGCGTCCCTTTGGGTTAAGGCAATTGGCCAAGAACGGTATGAATGTCGTCTTGGTCCGCGACCTGACCGACACGATGTATAACCCGGCGGCGAAGCCCTATGTCAGTCACTTTACCGGTACGGATCTGATTGTCAGTTATATCGAGCGAACGGTATGCCCGACCATCAGCAGTGATCAAATTCTAGGTGGCAGCCCACATCGTTTCCGTAATGACGATCGACCTACGATCGCGATGATGATCGGTGAATCGGAATACAACACTGCTGTGTCACTTCCAGCTTACGCGCTCGAAAACTTGGGCAAGCAATACCGGGTTGTCTACGTGCTTGAATCGCTGGATGCAGCAGATGGATTTGTAGGGCTAGAACAATTGGAGCAAGCGGAATTGTTAATTGTCAGCGTCAGAAGAAAGCTATTGCCAATCAAGCAGTTGGAGTTGGTTCGGCAATTCATCGAATTGGGAAAGCCCGTGATTGGAATTCGTACGGCAAGTCATGCGTTCTGCCTAAGAAATCCTGAATCAGCTAAACAGGAATCCAAAGCGGAGTTTGCTCAGTGGCCGGAATTTGATTCGCAGGTCTTTGGCGGGCACTACACCAATCATCACGGAAACAATTTGGCGTCGTTGGTCTCATTCGTCGGCGAACCGGGGCAGGAGAAAGGTCAATCGACAAACCCGATGACCAGTTCCCTGCTGCAGGGCGTTGATAGGCAACCTTTTCAGCAGGGTGGATCTCTGTACAAGGTTCGTCCACTGGCCGATGGAACGCAGGTTCTCGCGGTCGGCCGAGCTAACGGAGTAGAGGAAGAGCCCGTCGCATGGACCTATCAGCGATCCGATGGCGGTTGGTCTTTCTACACGTCTCTAGGGCACGAGAAAGACTTCCTTTCTGCCCCATTTGTGCAGATGCTGACGAACGTCATTAATCAACGATGTGAGCCGAGAATCCCGGCGTCACACTAG
- a CDS encoding LuxR C-terminal-related transcriptional regulator, whose product MLNKFSGNDAVPPTVLQTGVDLVPHSTSSLIEFVQTANRIAAMIAAALEKGDSFEPLINTESDLIYVKSADQRLLCSNEAYRRVFTPDELPVGRFGASFLHKTIIPISEASDRLILEGCMELLFEHYGRDSEGQLSLFRTAKKSLIGVGQGSFAILGITRVEKTFIDSDNEIAKGALLADQWRRFNELPELDRQIAISLARGMTAMEIAQEREVSKRTIENHRNTILQELGVGSPLEMIKLLVRLQEKGFGDLGV is encoded by the coding sequence ATGCTAAACAAATTTTCCGGCAATGACGCTGTACCCCCGACTGTTCTTCAAACAGGCGTGGATTTGGTTCCGCATTCCACTTCAAGCTTGATCGAGTTCGTTCAAACGGCAAATCGTATCGCCGCGATGATTGCCGCAGCGCTTGAAAAAGGGGACTCATTCGAACCGTTAATCAACACAGAGTCTGATCTGATCTACGTCAAGTCAGCCGACCAACGTTTGCTTTGTTCCAACGAAGCGTACCGGCGTGTTTTCACACCAGATGAATTGCCCGTCGGACGATTCGGCGCATCGTTTTTGCACAAAACGATCATTCCGATTTCCGAAGCCTCCGACAGATTGATTCTTGAAGGCTGCATGGAACTGCTCTTTGAACACTACGGTCGAGATTCAGAAGGGCAGTTGTCACTATTTAGGACGGCGAAAAAATCACTCATTGGTGTGGGGCAGGGATCGTTCGCGATTCTTGGGATTACGCGAGTTGAGAAGACCTTCATCGATTCGGACAACGAAATCGCCAAGGGGGCTTTGCTTGCCGATCAATGGCGCCGTTTCAACGAACTGCCGGAACTGGATCGCCAAATTGCGATTTCGCTCGCACGAGGTATGACGGCCATGGAGATCGCTCAGGAGCGTGAGGTTTCGAAGCGAACGATCGAAAATCATCGCAACACGATTCTTCAGGAGTTGGGCGTCGGATCTCCGCTCGAGATGATCAAGCTTCTGGTCCGTCTCCAAGAGAAAGGCTTTGGCGATCTGGGGGTCTAG
- a CDS encoding DUF4430 domain-containing protein, whose amino-acid sequence MIRRQLMAMSAFLLVALVLGCTSQTETESTVRPQPDGIVSIEIDPGDGNVITEDVENVSDGSTLETVMQRVGTAQIAFRGSGTTAFIESIDGKGTTSGMGWTFKIDGEFVNQGIGQTELHPPTTVTWKYGTFE is encoded by the coding sequence ATGATACGTAGACAGTTGATGGCGATGAGCGCTTTCCTGCTCGTCGCACTCGTCCTTGGATGTACCAGTCAGACCGAAACAGAAAGCACGGTCAGGCCACAACCTGATGGGATAGTTTCGATAGAAATCGATCCGGGTGACGGAAACGTGATCACCGAGGACGTTGAAAACGTTTCCGATGGTTCAACACTTGAAACCGTCATGCAACGGGTTGGGACTGCCCAAATCGCTTTCCGCGGCAGCGGCACCACCGCATTCATTGAATCCATTGACGGAAAAGGCACAACCTCAGGAATGGGGTGGACCTTTAAAATCGATGGCGAGTTTGTCAATCAAGGGATCGGTCAGACCGAATTACACCCTCCGACAACAGTCACCTGGAAGTACGGGACTTTCGAATAG